A genomic window from Halomonas sp. LR3S48 includes:
- a CDS encoding HAD family hydrolase yields METLIFDCDGVLVDSEVVAEATLLEQLGLLLPDISEDVALRQALGMTTAAILDRLERQSAHRLPADALERIDSAIEARLAEELRAVEGVAETLGRIELPLAIVSNSRRRRVLASLAVTGLDARLGEVPLFTADEVERPKPAPDLYLLAARRMGRAPGDCLVVEDSVSGVTAAHAAGMTVIGFTGASHIEDGHAERLRQAGAWRVLPAMHGLEALIQQWHEGRVVSASAAASETNEESPR; encoded by the coding sequence ATGGAAACATTGATTTTCGACTGCGATGGCGTGCTGGTGGACAGCGAGGTCGTCGCCGAGGCGACGCTGCTGGAGCAGCTCGGCCTGCTGTTGCCGGACATCTCCGAGGATGTCGCCTTGCGCCAGGCACTGGGCATGACCACGGCGGCAATCCTCGACCGGCTTGAGCGGCAGAGTGCGCATCGGCTGCCGGCAGATGCGCTGGAGCGCATCGACAGCGCGATCGAGGCGCGGCTGGCCGAGGAGCTGCGCGCCGTCGAAGGCGTGGCGGAAACGCTGGGCCGGATCGAGTTGCCGCTGGCCATCGTCTCCAACAGCCGCCGCCGTCGGGTGCTGGCGTCGCTCGCCGTCACCGGGCTCGACGCCCGGCTGGGCGAGGTGCCGCTGTTCACGGCCGATGAGGTCGAACGACCCAAGCCGGCGCCCGACCTCTACCTGCTGGCGGCGCGCAGGATGGGCCGGGCGCCGGGAGACTGCCTGGTGGTCGAGGACAGCGTTTCCGGGGTGACGGCGGCGCATGCCGCGGGCATGACGGTGATCGGCTTCACCGGTGCCAGCCATATCGAGGACGGCCACGCCGAGCGGCTGCGCCAAGCGGGGGCGTGGCGGGTGCTGCCGGCCATGCATGGCCTGGAGGCATTGATTCAACAATGGCACGAAGGTCGCGTTGTTAGCGCGAGTGCGGCCGCGAGCGAAACCAACGAGGAAAGTCCGAGATGA
- a CDS encoding ABC transporter ATP-binding protein — translation MATLQLNNIVKQFDDTQVIKGVDLEVNDREFVVFVGPSGCGKSTLLRIIAGLESATSGDILIDGQRINEVGPAERGLAMVFQSYALYPHMTVEDNMGFSLKLAGVPKEERRRKVREAASVLQLEPLLERKPKALSGGQRQRVAIGRAIVRNPSIFLFDEPLSNLDAALRVQMRIELARLHEELDATMIYVTHDQIEAMTMADKIVVLQGGVVEQVGSPMELYHHPRNRFVAGFIGSPKMNFLKVKLVEASPTGVEVRLPDGATCEVQVDGTDLNDESLTLGIRPEHLQIEPEGPLSGRIEVIERLGGVTSLYVRMQDTLVTVSADGNVDSRVGDTLRFGFDRACAHLFDAADLALPSLSRHPLAGLNRQDNRTPSVASGQ, via the coding sequence ATGGCAACGCTACAACTCAACAACATCGTCAAGCAGTTCGACGACACCCAGGTGATCAAGGGCGTCGATCTGGAGGTCAACGACCGCGAGTTCGTGGTCTTCGTCGGCCCCTCCGGCTGTGGCAAGTCGACCCTGCTGCGCATCATCGCCGGCCTCGAGAGCGCCACCTCGGGCGACATCCTGATCGACGGGCAACGCATCAACGAGGTCGGCCCGGCCGAGCGCGGCCTGGCGATGGTATTCCAGAGCTATGCGCTCTATCCGCACATGACCGTCGAGGACAATATGGGCTTCAGCCTCAAGCTCGCCGGCGTGCCGAAGGAGGAGCGCCGCCGCAAGGTGCGCGAGGCGGCATCGGTTCTGCAGCTCGAGCCGCTGCTCGAACGCAAGCCCAAGGCGCTCTCGGGTGGGCAGCGCCAGCGCGTGGCGATCGGCCGCGCCATCGTGCGCAACCCCAGCATCTTCCTGTTCGACGAGCCGCTCTCCAATCTCGACGCGGCGCTGCGGGTGCAGATGCGCATCGAGCTGGCGCGCCTGCACGAGGAGCTCGACGCCACCATGATCTACGTCACCCACGACCAGATCGAGGCCATGACCATGGCCGACAAGATCGTCGTGCTGCAGGGCGGCGTGGTCGAGCAGGTGGGCTCGCCGATGGAGCTCTACCACCACCCTCGCAACCGTTTCGTGGCCGGCTTCATCGGCTCGCCGAAGATGAATTTCCTGAAGGTGAAGCTTGTGGAAGCCAGCCCCACGGGCGTCGAGGTTCGCCTGCCGGACGGGGCGACCTGCGAAGTGCAGGTGGACGGCACTGACCTGAACGATGAGTCACTGACGCTGGGCATACGTCCCGAGCACCTGCAGATCGAGCCCGAAGGGCCGCTCTCGGGGCGCATCGAGGTGATCGAGCGCCTGGGTGGGGTGACCTCGCTCTACGTGCGCATGCAGGACACCCTGGTCACCGTGAGCGCCGACGGCAACGTGGATAGCCGGGTCGGCGATACCCTGCGCTTCGGCTTCGATCGCGCCTGTGCCCATCTCTTCGATGCCGCGGACCTGGCCCTGCCGAGCCTGTCGCGTCATCCCCTGGCCGGGCTCAACCGTCAGGACAACCGCACGCCAAGCGTGGCCAGCGGCCAATGA
- a CDS encoding fasciclin domain-containing protein: MLGVALTGAVQADDHGGAKDIVDTAVAAGQFETLAAALEAAGLVETLKGEGPFTVFAPTDDAFAKLPEGTVESLLEPENREQLQAVLTYHVVAGKVMAEDAMGLDSATTVQGQDLTITTMDGSVMIDDASVIQADIEASNGVIHVIDSVLLPE, from the coding sequence ATGCTGGGTGTTGCCTTGACGGGCGCCGTACAGGCCGATGACCATGGTGGCGCAAAGGATATCGTCGATACCGCCGTGGCGGCCGGCCAGTTCGAGACCTTGGCGGCTGCGCTGGAGGCGGCAGGTCTGGTGGAAACCCTCAAGGGCGAAGGGCCCTTCACGGTGTTTGCCCCCACCGATGACGCCTTTGCCAAGCTGCCCGAAGGTACCGTGGAGAGCCTGCTCGAGCCCGAAAACCGTGAGCAGCTCCAGGCAGTGCTGACCTACCACGTGGTGGCGGGCAAGGTGATGGCCGAAGACGCCATGGGGCTGGACAGCGCCACGACCGTCCAGGGGCAGGACCTCACCATCACCACCATGGACGGCAGCGTGATGATCGACGACGCCAGCGTGATCCAGGCCGATATCGAGGCCAGCAACGGGGTGATTCACGTGATCGATAGCGTTCTGCTGCCGGAGTAA
- a CDS encoding carbohydrate ABC transporter permease, which yields MSKTRASGRTVGGLRSLSLQAPAVTLLLLWMLVPLGMTVWFSLQRYNLLMPGMSGFAGLENYEYLFTDPALWRAMGNTLLMVGSVLVITVGGGVLLAVLFQQEFPGRGIARVLAISPFFVMPTVSALVWKNMMMHPSNGVLSWVAELFGLPAVDWFSSLPLTSIVIIVAWQWLPFALLILLTAMQSLDDDQVEAARMDGAGPIAVFFYITLPHLKRAISVVIMIEMIFLLTIFAEIYVTTSGGPGLATTNLAFLIYIQALLDFDVGLASAGGVVAIILANIVAIFLVRLVAKNLES from the coding sequence ATGAGCAAGACACGCGCCTCCGGGCGTACCGTCGGTGGTCTGCGCTCGCTGTCTCTGCAGGCACCCGCGGTCACGCTGCTGCTGCTTTGGATGCTGGTCCCGCTGGGCATGACCGTATGGTTCTCGCTGCAGCGCTACAACCTGTTGATGCCTGGCATGAGCGGTTTCGCCGGCCTGGAGAACTATGAGTACCTGTTTACCGACCCGGCGCTGTGGCGCGCCATGGGCAACACGCTGCTGATGGTGGGCTCGGTACTGGTGATCACCGTGGGCGGCGGCGTTCTGCTCGCCGTGCTGTTCCAGCAGGAGTTTCCCGGCCGCGGCATCGCCCGGGTGCTGGCCATCTCGCCGTTCTTCGTCATGCCCACGGTGAGTGCGCTGGTGTGGAAGAACATGATGATGCACCCCTCCAATGGGGTTCTGTCATGGGTCGCCGAGCTATTTGGCCTGCCGGCGGTGGACTGGTTCTCGTCGCTCCCGCTCACCTCGATCGTCATCATCGTGGCCTGGCAGTGGCTGCCGTTCGCCCTGCTGATTCTGCTCACCGCCATGCAGTCGCTCGACGACGACCAGGTCGAGGCGGCGCGCATGGACGGAGCAGGGCCCATCGCGGTGTTCTTCTATATCACCCTGCCACACCTGAAGCGTGCCATCAGCGTGGTGATCATGATCGAGATGATCTTCCTGCTGACGATCTTCGCCGAGATCTACGTCACCACTTCAGGCGGGCCGGGGCTCGCCACCACCAACCTGGCATTCCTGATCTACATCCAGGCGCTGCTCGATTTCGACGTCGGCCTGGCCTCCGCCGGTGGGGTGGTCGCCATCATCCTGGCGAATATCGTTGCCATCTTCCTGGTCCGGCTGGTGGCCAAGAACCTGGAAAGCTGA
- a CDS encoding carbohydrate ABC transporter permease: protein MTTLKTKQALPADGQLASASDDGAAHARHTPLVPSAGARRVWLTLLGWGIALIIFFPILWMVLTGFKTEAEAIADPSLIFTPTLESYIAVQARADYFKFALNSVVVAFGSTLLALAIAIPSAYAMAFLPTKRTKGTLLWMLSTKMLPPVGVLVPIYLIFRDFGLLDTRTGLIIVYTLMNLPIVVWMLYTFFKDLPRDILEAGRMDGANTFQEVLYLLLPLTLPGIASTGLLSVILSWNEAFWSLNLTSSSAAPLTAYIASFSSPEGLFWAKLSAASTMAIAPILVFGWLTQKQMVRGLTFGAVK, encoded by the coding sequence ATGACCACACTCAAGACCAAGCAGGCCCTGCCGGCCGATGGCCAACTGGCAAGCGCCTCCGACGATGGCGCGGCCCATGCCCGCCACACGCCGCTGGTGCCCAGCGCCGGGGCGCGGCGGGTATGGCTGACGCTGCTGGGGTGGGGCATTGCCCTGATCATCTTCTTTCCCATCCTGTGGATGGTGCTGACGGGCTTCAAGACGGAGGCCGAAGCCATCGCCGACCCCAGCCTGATCTTCACGCCGACGCTGGAGAGCTACATCGCCGTGCAGGCCCGGGCCGATTACTTCAAGTTCGCCCTGAACAGCGTGGTGGTGGCCTTCGGCTCGACCCTGCTGGCGCTGGCCATCGCCATTCCCTCGGCCTACGCCATGGCGTTCCTGCCCACCAAGCGCACCAAGGGCACGCTGCTGTGGATGCTCTCCACCAAGATGCTGCCGCCGGTGGGCGTGCTGGTGCCGATCTACCTGATCTTTCGCGATTTCGGCCTGCTCGACACCCGCACCGGGCTGATCATCGTCTACACCCTGATGAACCTGCCGATCGTGGTGTGGATGCTCTACACCTTCTTCAAGGACCTGCCGCGGGACATCCTCGAGGCGGGGCGCATGGACGGGGCGAATACCTTTCAGGAGGTGCTCTACCTGCTGCTGCCGCTGACCCTGCCTGGCATCGCCTCCACCGGGCTGCTGTCGGTGATCCTGAGCTGGAACGAGGCGTTCTGGAGCCTCAACCTGACCTCCTCCAGCGCGGCGCCGCTCACCGCCTACATCGCGTCATTCTCGAGTCCCGAGGGATTGTTCTGGGCCAAGCTCTCCGCCGCTTCCACCATGGCCATCGCGCCGATCCTGGTCTTCGGTTGGTTGACCCAGAAGCAGATGGTACGTGGCCTCACCTTCGGCGCCGTCAAGTAA
- the xylB gene encoding xylulokinase: MYIGVDCGTQSTKVVVVDIDGGAILGEASRPHRLVEGENGRREQQPEEWLEAFRGAFEEAVSRAGIERCAIRAIGVSGQQHGMVALDAKGQPVHPAKLWCDTETAAHNDALVERLGGPAGCLEQLGLVLQTGYTASKVAWLREVHPDVYRRIDAILLPHDYLNFWLTGEKVAEAGDASGTGYFDTRSRQWRHDVFAEIAPELDPEHVLPRLIDSREPAGTLQPEVARELGLGEGILVASGGGDNMLGAIGTGNIVPGIVTLSLGTSGTVCAYSPEPVRAESDMVANFCASHGGWLPLICTMNVTSASTLVRELFDLDLAAFGERLAAAPIGAEGVTVLPFFNGERVPALPHATASFLGLDSRNLTQANLCRAVVESATFGMRYGLELLGPLAAGASQIRLVGGGARSPVWRQMVADITGTQVICPQVTDAAALGAALQAAWCERRELSLAALCERLVHLDEASLAEPEATNVKAYEAVYTRYREALAAQHDIPA, encoded by the coding sequence ATGTATATCGGGGTGGACTGTGGCACCCAGAGCACCAAGGTGGTGGTGGTCGACATCGACGGCGGGGCGATCCTCGGCGAGGCTAGCCGTCCGCATCGCCTGGTGGAAGGTGAGAACGGGCGTCGCGAGCAGCAGCCCGAGGAGTGGCTCGAGGCCTTTCGTGGAGCGTTCGAGGAGGCCGTGAGTCGGGCCGGCATCGAGCGTTGCGCGATCCGCGCCATTGGCGTGTCCGGCCAGCAGCACGGCATGGTGGCGCTGGATGCCAAGGGCCAGCCGGTGCATCCGGCCAAGCTGTGGTGCGATACCGAGACGGCGGCGCACAACGATGCGCTGGTCGAGCGCCTCGGCGGCCCGGCGGGTTGTCTTGAGCAGCTCGGGCTGGTGCTTCAGACCGGCTACACCGCGTCGAAGGTCGCCTGGCTGCGTGAGGTTCATCCCGACGTCTATCGGCGCATCGATGCCATCCTGCTGCCCCATGACTATCTCAACTTCTGGCTCACCGGCGAGAAGGTGGCGGAGGCGGGCGATGCGTCGGGTACCGGCTACTTCGATACTCGCAGCCGGCAGTGGCGTCACGACGTCTTCGCCGAGATCGCCCCGGAGCTCGACCCCGAGCACGTGCTGCCGCGGTTGATCGACTCCCGTGAACCTGCCGGAACGCTGCAGCCGGAAGTGGCCCGTGAGCTGGGGCTGGGTGAGGGCATCCTGGTCGCGAGTGGGGGTGGCGACAACATGCTCGGCGCCATCGGTACCGGCAACATCGTTCCCGGCATCGTCACCCTGAGCCTCGGCACCTCGGGTACCGTCTGTGCCTATTCGCCCGAGCCGGTGCGCGCCGAGAGCGACATGGTCGCCAACTTCTGCGCCAGCCACGGCGGCTGGCTACCGCTGATCTGTACCATGAACGTGACCTCGGCCAGCACCCTGGTGCGCGAGCTGTTCGACCTCGACCTGGCGGCCTTCGGTGAGCGCCTGGCCGCGGCCCCGATCGGCGCCGAGGGCGTGACGGTACTGCCGTTCTTCAATGGCGAGCGGGTGCCGGCACTGCCTCACGCCACTGCGAGCTTCCTGGGGCTCGACAGCCGCAACCTGACCCAGGCCAACCTGTGCCGGGCGGTGGTGGAGAGTGCCACCTTCGGCATGCGCTATGGCCTCGAGCTGCTCGGGCCGCTGGCCGCCGGGGCGAGCCAGATCCGCCTGGTCGGCGGCGGCGCGAGAAGCCCGGTCTGGCGCCAGATGGTGGCCGATATCACTGGCACCCAGGTGATCTGCCCGCAGGTGACCGATGCCGCGGCGCTGGGTGCTGCGCTGCAGGCGGCCTGGTGTGAGCGCCGGGAACTCTCGCTGGCCGCACTTTGCGAACGCCTGGTGCATCTCGACGAGGCTTCGCTGGCCGAGCCCGAAGCCACCAACGTGAAGGCCTACGAAGCGGTCTACACGAGGTATCGCGAGGCGCTGGCCGCGCAGCATGACATTCCGGCCTGA
- a CDS encoding L-iditol 2-dehydrogenase, whose translation MKLQDKVAVITGGARGIGLAIAERYLAEGARVAVADIDVAAVEEAVAGLRHLGADRVMGVRLDVCDRDSIAAMIQAVTEHLGAIDILVNNAAVFDMAPVLEVSEGNFDRQFAVNTKGLFFTLQAVARHMVTRGEGGAIINMASQAGRRGEALVSTYCATKAAVISLTQSCALDLIRYGIRVNGIAPGVVDTPMWDEVDALFARYENRPLGEKKRLVGEAVPYGRMGRPEDHAGAAVFLASDDSEYVVAQTLNVDGGNWMS comes from the coding sequence ATGAAACTGCAAGACAAGGTGGCTGTCATCACCGGCGGCGCACGCGGCATCGGCCTGGCCATCGCCGAGCGCTATCTCGCCGAGGGGGCGCGGGTCGCCGTTGCCGATATCGACGTGGCCGCGGTGGAGGAGGCGGTAGCGGGTTTGCGTCACCTGGGGGCCGACCGCGTCATGGGGGTGCGCCTCGACGTCTGCGATCGCGACTCGATCGCGGCGATGATCCAGGCCGTGACGGAACACCTCGGCGCCATCGACATCCTGGTCAACAACGCGGCGGTTTTCGACATGGCACCGGTGCTCGAGGTCAGCGAAGGCAACTTCGATCGGCAGTTCGCCGTCAACACCAAGGGGCTGTTCTTTACCCTGCAGGCGGTAGCTCGGCACATGGTCACCCGTGGCGAAGGTGGGGCGATCATCAACATGGCCTCCCAGGCGGGACGTCGCGGCGAAGCGCTGGTGAGCACCTACTGCGCCACCAAGGCGGCGGTGATCAGCCTCACCCAATCGTGTGCGCTCGACCTGATCCGCTACGGCATTCGCGTCAACGGCATCGCCCCGGGCGTGGTCGACACGCCGATGTGGGACGAGGTCGATGCGCTGTTCGCCCGCTACGAGAACCGTCCGCTGGGCGAAAAGAAGCGCCTGGTGGGTGAGGCAGTGCCCTACGGGCGCATGGGCAGGCCGGAGGATCATGCCGGGGCGGCGGTGTTTCTTGCCTCGGATGATAGCGAATATGTCGTAGCCCAAACTCTAAATGTCGACGGTGGCAACTGGATGAGTTGA
- a CDS encoding YqfO family protein produces the protein MYKLAFYVPLEDAETVKEAVFASGAGRIGDYEACCFETRGTGQFRPLDGANPHIGQVGDLEKVEEVKVELVCEDRLIRDAVAALRAAHPYEEPAFDVWKLETF, from the coding sequence ATGTACAAGCTTGCCTTCTACGTTCCGCTCGAGGATGCCGAAACGGTCAAGGAAGCCGTGTTCGCCAGCGGGGCCGGGCGCATCGGCGACTACGAAGCATGCTGCTTCGAAACCCGGGGCACCGGTCAGTTTCGTCCTCTGGACGGCGCCAACCCGCATATCGGCCAGGTTGGCGATCTGGAAAAGGTGGAGGAGGTGAAGGTGGAGCTGGTCTGCGAGGACCGGCTCATCCGCGATGCCGTCGCCGCGCTGCGGGCGGCCCACCCCTACGAGGAGCCGGCCTTCGACGTGTGGAAGCTGGAAACCTTCTAA
- a CDS encoding fructosamine kinase family protein, translated as MDRALSALLEAQGLSPVGRMQPLGGGDIAAVYRLETSQGPVVVKHDEAERLTGEADGLQALRQAESSLRVPNVLALGDGWLVMEALEAGSRSPRSATALGEGLRQLHSHTAAEHGWPRDNACGRTPQPNAPLADGRVFQRERRLLPLARASHERGLLDNRLRGRIEALAEALEEWLPDLPASLLHGDLWSGNVLYTPQGPAVIDPAVYRHYPEVDLAMLTLFGSPGDAFFEAYWDGNAPYDWPRREALFQLYPLLNHLLLFGSSYRSGVERAIAAIEQL; from the coding sequence ATGGATCGAGCACTCTCCGCACTGCTGGAAGCGCAGGGACTCTCACCCGTCGGGAGAATGCAGCCGCTCGGAGGCGGCGATATTGCAGCCGTCTACCGGTTGGAGACGTCCCAGGGGCCGGTCGTGGTCAAGCATGACGAGGCCGAGCGATTGACGGGCGAAGCGGATGGACTGCAGGCCTTGCGCCAGGCCGAGAGCTCGCTACGGGTGCCCAACGTCCTGGCATTGGGCGACGGCTGGTTGGTCATGGAGGCGCTCGAGGCGGGTTCGCGCTCGCCACGCTCTGCCACGGCCCTGGGCGAGGGGCTTCGCCAGCTGCATTCACATACCGCAGCCGAGCACGGCTGGCCGCGGGACAACGCCTGCGGACGCACGCCCCAGCCCAATGCGCCACTTGCCGACGGGCGAGTCTTCCAGCGTGAGCGGCGCCTGCTGCCGCTGGCCCGGGCCAGTCACGAGCGCGGACTGCTGGATAACCGGCTGCGTGGCCGCATCGAGGCGCTGGCGGAGGCCCTGGAAGAGTGGCTGCCCGACCTACCGGCAAGTCTGCTGCACGGCGACCTGTGGTCGGGCAACGTGCTGTATACCCCACAAGGCCCGGCGGTCATCGACCCGGCAGTGTATCGGCACTACCCCGAGGTCGACCTGGCCATGCTGACGCTGTTCGGCTCGCCCGGCGATGCTTTCTTCGAAGCCTACTGGGATGGCAATGCTCCGTACGACTGGCCGCGGCGCGAGGCGCTGTTCCAGCTCTATCCGCTGCTCAATCATCTGCTGCTTTTCGGTAGCAGTTATCGAAGTGGCGTCGAGCGAGCGATAGCCGCTATCGAACAGCTCTGA
- the tal gene encoding transaldolase — MTTRLDNLRRHSLVVADTGDLDAIRRYRPQDATTNPSLLLKAFDLPGYQALIDDVLGAVKAEGGDLPTRVERAVDRLAVAKGAEIAKLVPGRVSTEVAAKLSFDTEASVRKAFELIELYERRGVGRERVLVKLASTWEGIRAAERLEREGINCNLTLLFSDAQAQACFDAGVFLISPFVGRVTDWYKKETGKEYAPDEDPGVLFVRSVCERAGRGGFDTVVMGASFRTTGQVLALAGCHRLTISPALLEELAGEKGEVEKRVVFPSPGERPAPLTEPAFRWQHNQDAMANDKLAEGIRRFAEDQDRLERRIAERLG, encoded by the coding sequence ATGACGACTCGACTCGACAACCTTCGGCGCCATTCGCTGGTCGTCGCCGACACCGGCGATCTCGACGCCATCCGCCGCTACCGGCCGCAGGATGCCACCACCAATCCCTCGCTGTTGCTCAAGGCCTTCGATCTACCCGGCTACCAGGCGCTGATCGATGACGTGCTTGGCGCGGTCAAGGCCGAAGGTGGCGACTTGCCGACACGCGTCGAACGCGCCGTGGATCGCCTGGCCGTGGCCAAGGGCGCGGAAATTGCCAAGCTGGTGCCGGGACGCGTATCCACCGAGGTGGCCGCCAAGCTCTCCTTCGATACCGAGGCGAGCGTGCGCAAGGCCTTCGAGCTCATCGAACTGTACGAGCGCCGCGGCGTCGGCCGTGAGCGGGTGCTGGTCAAGCTGGCTTCCACCTGGGAGGGCATTCGTGCCGCCGAGCGGCTCGAGCGGGAGGGCATCAACTGCAACCTCACGCTGCTGTTCAGCGATGCCCAGGCCCAGGCCTGCTTCGATGCCGGCGTGTTCCTGATCTCTCCATTCGTGGGACGGGTTACCGACTGGTACAAGAAAGAGACCGGCAAGGAGTACGCCCCTGACGAGGACCCGGGTGTGCTGTTCGTGCGCAGCGTATGCGAGCGCGCCGGTCGTGGCGGCTTCGATACCGTGGTGATGGGGGCGAGCTTTCGCACGACGGGGCAGGTGCTGGCGCTGGCCGGCTGCCATCGGCTGACGATATCGCCGGCGCTGCTCGAGGAACTGGCGGGCGAGAAGGGCGAGGTCGAAAAGCGGGTCGTGTTCCCGTCTCCCGGTGAGCGCCCCGCACCGCTTACCGAACCCGCATTCCGCTGGCAGCACAATCAGGACGCCATGGCCAACGACAAGCTGGCCGAGGGTATCCGTCGCTTCGCTGAGGACCAGGACCGGCTCGAACGGCGTATCGCAGAGCGGCTGGGCTGA
- a CDS encoding mannitol dehydrogenase family protein, with protein MPALSNATLTRLDPRIAVPRYDRQALTPGIVHIGVGGFHRAHQAMYLDELMNRGEALDWGIVGVGVMPGDRRMQEALAAQDHLYTLVVKHPNGEREPRVIGAMLDYLFAPDDPEAAIERMADPAIRIVSLTVTEGGYNFHPVSGEFDLGNPDVRHDLDHPQVPRSTFGLVVEALARRRERGLAPFTIMSCDNIQGNGEVARRMFTAFARARDPALGQWLETEVAFPNAMVDRITPVSQPADIEELAREFGVEDAWPVVCEPFTQWVLEDHFVSGRPSFEQVGVQVVEDVEPYELMKLRLLNASHQALCYFGYLAGYRYAHEACRDPLLVDFLLGYMRHEGSPTLAPVPGVDLEQYRLTLIERFANPEIKDTLARLCAESSDRIPKWLVPVIREQLATGGEIHRSAAVVASWARYAEGIDEQGQPIAVVDRLKDELMALAAANRTQPTAFIENRELFGDLAEHERFREAYLAALESLHERGARATLETLVGEQAQGAE; from the coding sequence ATGCCTGCTCTCAGCAACGCCACGCTCACCCGCCTCGATCCACGTATCGCCGTGCCGCGCTACGACCGCCAGGCGCTGACGCCGGGCATCGTGCACATCGGCGTCGGTGGTTTTCATCGCGCCCACCAGGCCATGTATCTCGACGAACTGATGAACCGCGGTGAGGCGCTCGATTGGGGCATCGTTGGCGTCGGCGTGATGCCTGGCGACCGGCGCATGCAGGAAGCGCTGGCGGCGCAGGACCATCTCTATACGCTGGTGGTGAAGCATCCGAATGGCGAGCGCGAGCCGCGCGTGATCGGCGCCATGCTCGACTACCTGTTCGCCCCCGATGACCCCGAGGCCGCCATCGAGCGCATGGCCGACCCCGCCATTCGCATCGTCTCGCTGACCGTCACCGAAGGAGGGTACAACTTCCATCCGGTGAGCGGCGAGTTCGACCTCGGCAACCCCGATGTGCGCCATGATCTCGACCACCCGCAGGTGCCGCGCTCTACCTTCGGCCTGGTGGTCGAGGCGTTGGCCCGGCGGCGTGAGCGCGGCCTGGCACCGTTCACGATCATGTCCTGCGACAACATCCAGGGCAACGGCGAGGTGGCCAGGCGCATGTTCACGGCCTTCGCCCGGGCACGCGACCCTGCCCTGGGGCAGTGGCTCGAAACCGAGGTGGCCTTTCCCAATGCCATGGTCGACCGCATCACGCCGGTGTCCCAGCCGGCGGATATCGAGGAGCTGGCGCGTGAGTTCGGCGTCGAGGATGCCTGGCCGGTGGTGTGCGAGCCCTTTACGCAATGGGTACTGGAGGATCATTTCGTCAGCGGCAGGCCGTCCTTCGAGCAGGTTGGCGTGCAGGTGGTCGAGGATGTCGAACCCTACGAGCTGATGAAGCTGCGCCTGCTCAACGCCAGCCACCAGGCGCTGTGCTACTTCGGTTACCTGGCGGGTTATCGCTACGCCCACGAGGCGTGTCGGGACCCGCTGTTAGTCGACTTCCTGCTCGGCTACATGCGCCACGAAGGCAGCCCGACCCTGGCGCCGGTGCCGGGGGTGGATCTGGAGCAGTACCGCCTGACCCTGATCGAGCGCTTCGCCAATCCCGAGATCAAGGACACCCTGGCACGGCTGTGCGCCGAGAGCTCCGATCGCATTCCCAAGTGGCTGGTGCCCGTGATTCGCGAGCAGCTCGCGACAGGCGGTGAGATCCACCGCAGCGCGGCGGTGGTGGCGAGCTGGGCGCGTTACGCGGAGGGCATCGACGAACAGGGCCAGCCCATCGCGGTGGTCGACCGCCTCAAGGACGAACTGATGGCGCTGGCCGCTGCCAACCGTACGCAGCCCACTGCCTTCATCGAAAACCGTGAGCTGTTCGGTGACCTGGCCGAGCACGAGCGTTTCCGCGAGGCCTATCTGGCCGCCTTGGAGAGCCTGCACGAACGCGGCGCGCGCGCTACCCTTGAAACCCTGGTCGGGGAGCAAGCACAAGGAGCGGAGTAA
- a CDS encoding nucleoside triphosphate hydrolase, with translation MNPNIHDMAVRLLEAAENRQRFIVALAGPPGAGKSFLSEWLCRELNERQPGIAAVVPMDGYHLDNAILEPLGQLPIKGAPETFDPDGLKHDLERIRRADRTVAVPVFDRPLDLARAGGRLITLEHRLVIVEGNYLLLDRDPWRELHALFDMTLFLEVADEVLEARLIQRWLGMGQEQQGAIDKARHKDMLNARLIKRESVAPDLYWR, from the coding sequence ATGAACCCCAATATTCATGACATGGCGGTGCGTTTATTGGAGGCCGCCGAGAACCGGCAACGCTTCATCGTCGCCCTGGCCGGGCCGCCGGGGGCGGGCAAGTCGTTCCTCTCCGAGTGGCTGTGCCGCGAGCTCAACGAGCGGCAGCCCGGCATCGCCGCGGTGGTGCCGATGGATGGCTACCACCTCGACAACGCCATCCTCGAGCCGCTGGGCCAACTGCCGATCAAGGGGGCGCCGGAGACCTTCGACCCCGATGGCTTGAAGCACGACCTGGAGCGCATTCGCCGTGCCGACAGAACCGTAGCGGTGCCGGTGTTCGATCGCCCGCTGGACCTGGCCCGGGCCGGCGGGCGCCTGATTACCCTCGAGCATCGCCTGGTCATCGTCGAGGGAAACTACCTGCTGCTCGATCGCGACCCGTGGCGCGAACTGCACGCCCTGTTCGACATGACGCTGTTCCTCGAGGTGGCCGACGAGGTGCTCGAGGCGCGCCTGATCCAGCGCTGGCTGGGGATGGGCCAGGAGCAGCAGGGCGCCATCGACAAGGCGCGCCACAAGGACATGCTCAATGCCCGGCTGATCAAGCGCGAATCCGTCGCGCCGGACCTCTACTGGCGTTAG